The Winogradskyella schleiferi genome contains the following window.
CCAAAACAGCATTACAAGCAAAAATCAACATCTTCAAGACGTTTATTTAGAGATACGGACAACTCTTATATTGGTGGCGTCGCTGCTGGTTTAGGTCATTATTTTGGTTTAGATGCCTTATGGATCAGACTTATATGGGTCATCCTATTTTTTAGTGCTGGTACTGGAGTTTTATTGTACATTTTGCTTTGGGCCTTGATACCCGAAGCAAAAACCACAGCTGAAAAGCTGACCATGACTGGTGATCCCGTAAACATCAGTAACATCGAAAAAAAAATTAAAGACGGGATTGATTCCGTTTCAGAAAACTTTAAAAATGTAGATTTAAAAAAACACGGCGATAAACTGAAAGAAGGCTTTGACCATGTGTCTGATAACATTTCTGAATCGGTAAAAGGTGTTGATTTTCAGAAGCAAGGCAGTAAGTTAAAATCGAGCTCACAGTCCTTTTTTGAAACCATCGGTACTATCATCATGTTCTTTTTAAAGGTGATTGCCAAGTTTATTGGGATATTACTGATTATTATAGGCATTAGTGCAATTATTGCTTTAATAATTGCCTTTTTTACAGTTGGTGTTACCAATGCGCTTCATTTTCCAGGTATGGATTTTATAGATGCTTCCAATGCGGCTAACATTCCAATTTGGCTCATGTCTTTATTGTTGTTCTTTGCGATTGGAATTCCATTTTTCTTTATCTTTTATTTAGGTCTAAAGATTTTGGTAAACAACTTAAAATCTATCGGTAATGTGGCGAAATTCACCTTGTTGGGACTTTGGATCGTAGCCATCATAGGACTAATTATAACTGGCGTAAAGCAAGCCACAGAACAAGCGTATGATGCTAACTTCACTCAAATTGAAGAAACTATTAATATCACTTCAGAAGATACCTTAAAAATTAGCATGGTAAGCCATGATAGTTATAACAGGCATTTCAATAGAAATTTTCACGGTTATAAAATCATTCCAACGGACAGTGACCGAAATATCATTTCAACTACTGATGTTAGGTTCATTGTAAAATCGACCACAGATTCTTTAGCAAGTATTAAAATTAATGGTTTTGCAAGAGGCAGTAGTTATGATTTAGCGAGGGAACGTGCCCAGAATATTAGTTATAATTATTCGGTAGTTAATAATGTTCTGAAGTTAAATTCTTATTTAACAACGGATGCCATAAATAAGTTCAGCGATCAAAATGTAGAAATTATTTTGTACTTGCCAGAAGGCACTATCTTTTTTCCATCTGACTATGCATCGCGTTTTTCTCAAGGAAACAATTATCGTAGCAATTTATTGAGGTCCAACATGGATAATCATTATTATAAAGTCTTGGATGGCGATGTCGAATGCTTGGACTGTGTCGATGACTTTGAAGAGAAAGAGGAATTTAGTGAAGAATCTACCGAAATCATAGAAAACATTACAAAGGAAGGACCATCCAACGACGGTAAATCAAATGTAAGCTTAGAAATTAATGAAGATGGTGTCAATATTGAAGCAAATGACAATTGACACCTAACTTTCAACAGCTCATCATTTTATAATTTAGAACAAAGTCTAATCAACTTAAATTCACATCATAATATTTCATCAACCATTACTGAACCTTTTTCAGTATCAAAAAACCAACAGAAATTATGACCACACTAACAAGAATTATCGTAACCAGTATTATTAGTTTACTATTACTTTCCTGTAATTTGATAGAAGGTGTCGATGGCAATGGCCATGTTATAAACGTAGAAAGAGATATTTCATCAGACTTCAACGAAATTAAAGTCAGCCAAGGTTTAGACCTTTACATTACACAATCTGACAATGTCTCATTATCTATTGAAGCAGATGAAAACCTTCAAGATATTATTATGACAGAAGTTGAAAATAGTGTATTAAGAATCTATGCCACAGAAAACATAAGACGTGCCAATTCGAAAAAAATAATGTTGAATGTTGAAACCATTTCAGCGATTAAAGCAACAAGTGGCAGTGATGTCTATTCTAAAAACACCATTAAAGTTACGGATTTAGAATTAAACAGTACAAGTGGTGCTGACGTTAAGTTGGATGTAAAAACGAAATCTTTAAACTGTCATGCCACAAGCGGAAGCGATATAAAATTGAGTGGTTCTACAAACGCATTGATTGCTGAAGCCACTAGTGGAAGTGATATTAACGCATCAGAGCTTGAGGCCGAAACCTCTAATGTTAGGGCCACAAGTGGAGCGGATATTTCTGTCAATACATCAAAATCGTTAATCGCTAAGGCCACCAGTGGTGGCGATATTAGATACTCTGGAAATCCTGAAAACCTAGAAAAATCAGATACTTCTGCAGGAAGTGTTAGAAAACAATGAACCAACCGTTTTAAGATAAATGAAAATCTTTTAGAATTCAATCAATTAACAACCAGTCAATTATAACCCATCCTAAATTCAATTTTGAGTTTGGGATGGTTTTTGTTTATGTATGTTTAATTGCTTTTAATTGACCAATATTAAACAGAAATCATTAATATTGACAATCGGAACATTTTATTAAAGTCAGAAACCGAAATAAGTGACTTTAGAAATGAGTTTTGTGTCTCTTAAAAGACAGTAAACCTTACATTATGAAAAAATTAGTACTCATTCTTTTTATAACACTTGTTGCTACACCAATAGTAACGGCACAATCGGATGAAAAAATTAAAGGCGATAGAAACGTCACTATCAAACAAACTTACATTGATGATTTCCATACAATAGTAGTTGATGGCGATTTTTCAATCGAAGTGGTTTATAATAGTAAGCCTTCCGTAAATGTGGAAGCCGATGATAATTTACATGAAGTGATTCAATTCAACGTGGTTGATGGTATTCTCACATTTATTGAAACCATGCGCATAACCTCTAAGAAGAAATTGAAAATAACCGTAAATTATGGTGATGGGCTTCATACCATTGAAACCAGAGGTGATGGCGAGATCAGATCATTGACATCTATGGAACTTGGTGATGTGACCCTTACTACAGCGGATGATTCTAGAGCCTACTTAAATATTAATGCAAAAACCATCAATTACAAGAGCTCCGGAAAATCGAAAACACGCTTAAACCTTAACGCAGAAAGCACGAAAATTGAATTAAGCGATAATAGTAAATTAGATGCTTTAATTAATAGTAAAATCACAGGTTTTATATTGTACCAACGTGCTGATGCTGTGGTTGAAGGTACAGCTAATAGCTCTATTTTTCAATTGGATAGTTCAACCAATTTTGATGGTGCAAAATTTGACGTAAAAACGGCTGATGCCAGTTTAGAAGACAGTAGTGATTTAACGATTTCCGCAAACGAACGTATTACCATAGCCGCTTCTGGCGATAGTGAAATTTACCTTTTTGGAAATCCTGCAATAACCATCACAAAGTTTGAAGATACTTCTAAACTACAGAAGAAGATGCGTTAACTAAGAAAGAATTCTCATTCTAATATGTTAAGAGAAAACTGAATCTCAATTTCAGGCGATACCTTAACCATACCCAGCATTTTGGTTGGTGCAGTTAAATTAAAGTCGTTAATATTTAAAGGCATCACACCATTTACATGTAAATCACTGCCCTTAGTTATACAAATAGGAACTGCATATGTCCTTACAATATTACTCAATGTAATTTCTATGACTGCCGTCGTTTCGTTATCGTTGGCATGAACTTTTGAGATTTCTTTTAACTTAAGTACTATCTCAGGGAATTCCTCAGTATTAAGTAATTTATTAAAGTCTCTATTAATAGCCTTACCACCACAATTAAATTCAATATTAGGTAGTGTTAACTTGGTGTTATTAAATTTTATACTATTGTCATAATCTCTATAATTAATTCTAATCTCGGTTGAAATAGTCGTCATATCAAAATGACATTCAAATGCACCAACATTAGTCTTACCTTTAATTTTAAGATAACTTTCAGAAGATAGAACCACTGTTGATTCTTTAGATTCTATCGTTTCTACTTCAGAAAAAGCAGTAAACACAAATCCAAAGAAAAACAAAAAGATAATTGAAACTGTCTTAATCATAATTAAATATAAAAAAATAAGACCTCCACCCCAAAAGATGAAGGTCATTTTTATAATACTAATGCTTAGAAACTTATTACTGCTTCTAACATAAGTCCATCAAATTGACCATCTTCAAATTGGTCACCTTCTGCAAAATCGTTATATTTTTGACTTACATATTCTGCTTTCATAAGTACATTTTTAGTCATGAACCAACCTGCACCTAATTGAAATCTATTAATGCTTATTTCATCACCACTAGCTAATTCAGAATTTACAGTATTGTAACGGGCACCTAAAAATAAATCTTCTGTTTCTCCAAATCTGTAAATAACTTCACCTGCAAACTGTTCAGTATTTCTTCTGTCCATTTCTGTTAATCTTTTTCCTGAAGTTAATTCAATTGTACCAAACACTTCTAAACCACCATACTTTACAAATGGATTAACCATAATGGCAGTAATTTGATTCCCGTAGCTTGGATCAAAGCGACCTGATCTAAATGCTGATGAACCATCCACTTCCATTACGCTATAATATCTAGACCCTGCTCTATCTGCTGAATATAAATATACATTTGGTGCATAACCCGTATTATATAAAGACCCTGTTAATCTAAATCTAAAATCATCTGAGATTTGCTTATCATATCCTAATTTAGCTAAAAATACTGCACCACCTGTAGAACCGTCAGAAACTGTAACTTTTTGGTTTAATTTACCGTTTGTGAATCCGATCATACCAAAAAGTCCCATGTCTGTTCTATAGTAAACTTCTGCACCAACCTCTGTTGTAAACGAATCCATGATTAAGTTTCCAACAAATGGGTTGTAAATTGCTTGGGCATTATCTGTTCTTCTAAAGTGTGCATCACCATAATTATTCTCCATATGACCAATTTTAATAGTGGTATGTTTCATAAGGTCTGCCATAAATCCTTCAGAGATAAAATCTAATTTATCTATTTGAAAATATCCACCTTTAACATATGGTTCTGGGTGATGACGAGAAGATAAATACGTTCTCAAGTGCATGCTAACACCATCATAAAGAGCTACATCTAAATCTAAGTTAGCCGTTGCTAAGTTAAAGTTATAACCTATTTCTCCTAATGGCACAGCACCTGAATTTTCATGATCTATAGCTTGATACTGTAATGCAAATGAGCCTCCAATTCTTACGTATACGTTTTCAAAAGTTGTTAGTGTATCCTTTGGTGCTTCAAATACATTAACACCTCTTTGGTCTGGTTGCCTAAAATTATCTAAGTTTCTTTTGTTTTTAGTTTGTGCCGATATTGAATATCCCATTGTTAACACAATCACAAATGTTACTAGTTTTAATACTGATTTCATAATTTTTAAATTTAAGTTAGTTGAATTTGAGTTTTATCTATTTTTGTTCGAATACTGATTTGAATTCAATTTTAATTTCATCACCTGTTTTGATAGTTCCTAATAAAGCTTTAGGCGGATCAATTCCAAAATCAGTCATTTTAAAGGATTTTTCACCATCTAGGAAAACTTTATTTCCTTCCAATCTCACTGTCATATCAATGGTAATTGATTTAGTTACGCCAGAAATTGTTAATTTTCCTAAAGCAGAAATTTTGAAAGATTGATCAGACACCTTAGTAACTTGTTTTAAGGAAGTAAGGCTAAAGTCAATAGTTTTATGATCATCTGTGTTTAAAGCTTTAAAAGTGTTTTTATCCATCGCGGATTTTCCACTTTTAAGACTTTCTGCAACTACAGAAATATTAAGACTACTAATCTCTAGTGTTTCTGAGTTGGTGATAACCACTTTACCTGATTGTTTTTCCGTCTCTAATGTCCAATCGTGCAAAGAAGAAGTACCATGCACTTCTAAAACAGAAGCCGAATTATTTAGAGTATAATTTTGAGATGTAGCAATCTGAAAAGAAAATAGACTAATTAGTAAAACTGATAAAAAGAAGCTTGGGAGTTTAATTGAATTTTTCATACCTGTGTTTTTAATATTCATAATTGTGTTTTCAATATTTATGCAAAGATTTAAATAATAACCATTACCAATTATGATAAAAATCATGATTTATTTTTTTTTTAAAACAGTCAATTATAAAACTCAAAATATTGAATAAAAAAAAGCCGAAGTGTTTAACTTCGGCTTTATATATAGGAGGTAACTAATTTAATTATAGGTCGAAGTTGCCACTTCAAAATCAGAATCTTTAGCCGCTAAATAACGCTCAGCATCCAAAGCTGCCATACAACCTGTTCCGGCTGCTGTAATGGCTTGTCTATAAACATGGTCTGCGGCATCTCCACTTACAAACACTCCTTCTACATTGGTTTTGCTTGTTCCTGGTTTGGCATTAATGATATAACCCGTTTCATCTAAATCTAAATACTCTTTAAAAATATCCGTGTTTGGTTTATGACCAATCGCCACGAAGAAACCTGTCGCCTTAATATCGTGCTTTTCGTTGGTTTGATTATTAAATACACGAACTCCAGTCACTACTTGACCATCTCCTAACACTTCTTCGGTTTCTGTATTATATAAGATTTCAATATTCTCTGTATTTTTAACGCGTCTTGCCATAATTTTAGAGGCTCTAAATTCGTCACGTCTTACCAACATGGTTACTTTTTTACAAAGTTTACTCAAATAATGGGCTTCCTCACAAGCGGAATCTCCTGCGCCTACAATTACCACTTCTTGATTTCTATAAAAGAAACCATCACAAACCGCACAGGCAGAAACACCGCCACCTAGTTTTAGATATTTTTGTTCAGATGGCAGGTTTAAATATTTTGCAGAAGCTCCTGTTGATATAATTATGGTATCAGCATGAATTTCTTTCTCTTCATTGACCCAAGCCTTATGAATATCTCCAGAAAAGTCAACTTTTGTAATCCAGCCATGGCGAACATCTGTTCCAAAACGTTCGGCTTGTTTTTGTAGCTCAATCATCATTTCTGGCCCTGTGATTCCATCAGGATAACCTGGGAAATTTTCAACATCATTAGTTGTTGTTAATTGACCACCAGGCTGTTCCCCTTGATATAACACAGGAAACATATTAGCTCTAGATGCATATATTGCGGCTGTGTATCCTGCTGGTCCAGAACCTATAATTAAACACTTTACTTTTTCAATTGTATCAGACATAATTTTGTATTTTATTCCGTAAAACAAAAGTAGGTTTTTTGAATAAAACCTTACTTAGAAGTTATCAACACTCACTATAGTATCATAAATATTATAAATAGGTGCCATTTCTCCATTTTATTTTGTAAATTTTAGGTGTATAATAGCAAAATCCAATACATTATGAAATCTAAATGGCTAATCCTAATTATGGTATTGATGCTTGTAGTTGCTTGCAAGGACCAATCAAAAACCGATGTTGAAACTATTGAAGTGGAGACCGAAATGAAAGCAAACGATAATAGTCTTATGGGCACATGGGAACTTGTTGGATTTTATAATTATAACGACAATGTGGTTGTAGATTCATTTTCCAATAACACGATATCTAGACAAGTAAAAATGTACACGGATAGTAAAGTGATGTGGTGCAAATTGCTAAAGACAGATTCTATTGAATTTTTTGGTTATGGCTCTTATGACTATGATGATGGCCATTTAACCGAAGTCCTGGATTTTGGTTCTGCATTTATGAATGAAGTGATTGCAGAAAACAAGGAATTTAACTTTCAACTTGAATTATCAGAAGATCGTTTCGAGCAAATTGAATTGGATGATGATGGGAATAAAATTTATTCTGAAAATTACGTTAGGATTGAATAACTTTTCAATATCACTAAATATTAGTACGTGATATCGTAAATATTCTAATTCAGAAGTTGACTATCTCTGATACGAATCTGAACTTATATCATAATTATCTCTGTAATCAGAAATTAGTATCAGGTTAGCCTTTTTTCGGCTGAATTCAAACTTACAATCAATGAGGGTCTTACTTTAAACTTATTGGCCTTTATTCAAACGCTTTAAAATTGATCTTTTACTAAATAACAAAAAATAATAGCCTTGAGAATTTTGAGCTTCTCAAGGCTATTTTAGTATTTAAATTAAATTATATCGGTTTATTTTTTTACAACTCCTTTTAATAAAGATAGTACAAAAAGCACTATAAATATAAAGAATACGATTTTAGCGATTCCTGCTGCTGCTCCAGCAATGCCTCCAAAGCCAAGAATGGCTGCTATGATTGCTATTATAACGAATGTGATTGTCCAACGTAACATAATGTTTTGATTTTTAGTTATTCGGTCAGTATTTCTAACCTTCAATACAAAGATGACATTTATTTAGGAGTTTGATTTGCTCATATCCAACTGATATTGACCGAATTGATAGTCATATACTTTATAAAAAAAAGCGAATTCCCTAACCGAGAATTCGCCTTATCTACTAGGTAACCAACCTATACTAAACTAATAAAAGTATTTCAACTAATATTGCTTTAAATTATATATTACAAATCTAAGGCCTAAGTAAAACATCCATTAACTCTATAAAAGAAGTTATTAACTCAAAACGATACAGATTTAAAAAATAGTTCATAAATTAAAAAATTGGTATTTATATTAACTTTCAGAGCATTATCAAAGTCTACAATTTCTATTAAACGTAAATCTGAAACAGTGAAAGCCGATAATGGCATGGATGGACACAACTTTTATTAGATAAATCTGGTGTCGATATCAAAGGAAATAATGAATAAGGAATCCACTATTTCAGGGAAAGAATAGGTAAACCAACATAATCAGCGGGTTCTAGCACATCATCATAAATAATATCATTTTTATAAAATTCCCGAGATATTGTATGTGCCTTCAATTCGAGTCTATTAATATTTTCTATGCGCGAATTTGACAATTCCAAATCGTTGCTCAACCATTTTTTACAATGCGCGTTATCCATGGCAATCGGAAAATCATGGCCTATATTGTGTATATTCTTGAAATCATTTTTTAATGCCGTAGTAATTAGGCTTACCGATAAAAAACCATCAGCTAAAGTTGAATAAATACCTGCCAAAGCAAATGGTTTGTGATTCTCTTCATAAACAAAAAATGGATATACTTCGCCATCAAATAAATAAGAGGTAAAAAACCCAGAAACAATTACTAGACATCGCTGTTCATTTAGTAATGGATAAGCCCAATCTAAAGTATTGATTTTATTTATTGAAATATTGAGCGTATTAGTAAGGCTCTGAAAACTATCCCAATCTTCCTTATACTCTTGCGGCAATATTCCCCAAATTGCATAATCAATTTGTTTAGGATTATTCATGGTAATAACTGGTAAAGACTGTTCTGAAAGTCCGTTTATAATTGGAGCGGTTTTGTAAAGTAGCGGGTATTTAAATTTAGCATCAAAAGCATCTTCAATTTTCAGTACATTGTTTGTATTTGATAATTTATAAAACATACTTATTTTTTATGCAAGTAAGTGATTATTATCATTTTTTGTTATCCTGAATACATAAAAAACTATCGCAATAAAAAAACAAATGTTAATATTAAAGCATGGTTATTGCCACAAATGGTTTATAAAATATATGATGTTAAGTGCATAATTTGTCCTGTATTGGATTGAGGAAAATGAACTCAGTATAATTATATATAACCTAGAAAATGAAAATATATTAAAGACGCTTAGTTTTTTAAATTTGGATTATTACCACCAATAATTATTGTATAAATATGTTTTTGGTATTATCGAATTTAACAATCATAATCTATCTAAGTTTAATCCCATAAAAAAGCGTTTATTAAATGAATAATAAACGCTTTCTAAAATTCTAGTTAATTTTCGAATTTACTTCAAATTCTCTAAGGATTTTACTTGAGATAAATCGCTTTCAATTTGATTTTTCTGAGACAGTAAAATTGACTTTGTACTGCTAGGCAAGCTAGTTTCTTGTAATACGTCGTTGTATTCCTCTACTGCTGCTTTCTCGCCTCTTATCGCTTCCTCTAACATTGATTCTGCGTCATCAGCGGAGAACAAAGCTTTTACGTCCATCCATGTTCTATGTGCTGCGCCTGTAAAGCTTCCTCCTTTATCTACGTCTTCTCCAAAAGTTCTGATTTCTGACTTAAGATCGTGTCCAAACGATTTTCTTTCCTGAGCCTTGCGACCAAAATAAGTCTTTAATCCGACGTGATCCGTGTTTTCTGCAGCTTTATGATAGCCCTTTTCACCATCATAATTCTTTTCTAATAATGCATTTAACTTCTTTCCTACTTCTTCTGTGTATGCTGCCATTTTATTCTGTTTTTAAATATTATAGATGATTTTTTTAGTAGATGCTCATCTCATTACATCTCATCTCAAATGCTTTATTTCAACATTTGTTTTTCATACTCAAAAATAGCTGTCTTTTAAAGCATTCATTAGTTCAATTGCAGAAGAAATTGACGCGATTAATCTAAGCCATAAATCTTAACACATTTTATGATAAATTGCCGTTAATTAAAGGAAAACAAGTCTAAGCTGGATAGTGTTGACGTGGATATTAGAGCTATTTTAATTAAAGAAAAAAGCTACCAAATTAAATTTCTAAAATCGGTCTAAAACCTATTATTGAAATCCAAATTGATAGCTAAGCTACTAACCGTAATTCTTATTTACCTATGCTCTTGCATATAGTCGTTATATTTTGTGGCTAACTCCTCTTTCTGCTTTTCGCTGAATACTTTTCCTGAAAGTTGAAAAAACGAATGTTCTTCATCTTCTAAATGATGCTCCACTTTATGCTTTAAATCTTTAGCAATTTTTAACCAGGCCGAAGAGTCCATTTCGGTTTTCTCCAATTGTTCAACAAGTTCATCAATTTCATGATGCTCTGCAATACCATGTCTGGCGTGATCTTGCATCTTATCGGTTGGAATCAATGGTTTGTAAAAATGTCTTTCTTCAGCATTAGCATGAAGGGTCAACTCTTTGCGAAGCTCTTTAAACAAATGGGTTCGCGTCTTTGTATCGCCAGATGTGTCCACCAATTTGTCTAATAAATTGCGTTGGATATCGTGATCTTTTCTAATGGCTTCATAAATATTCATATTAGTCTTTATTTTATAAACAAAAATACGGACACAATTGCCTTTAAATTTGCTCTATTACGCCAAAGCTTAACTGATTTACTGCTTATTGCGTTTATTTACACTGTCTATTGATGTTTTTTGAAATATTTATGAAGTTCATACTAGAAAAAAACCTAATTTTACAACGCATTAATTTAATTATTTAACTATGTTAATCTGTATTCCCGACATTAGTGGCTTCACAAAATTTATGAGTGCTGCTGAAGCCGAAATTAGTGCAAAAGTGATACCAGCATTACTGAACCAAATAATATACGCTAACGAAATTGGATTAAGGGTCTCCGAAATTGAAGGTGATGCTGTGCTTTTTTTCAAAAGAGGAGAATTACCATCATTGAAACAACTGATTGACCAGTGCACTTATTTTTATTCTGAATTTTATAAACAATTAGCAACCTTAGACCAGAAATTTGAAACAAGTGGCAAACCCATTATTAAGTCATTAGGACTAAAAATAATTCTACACTTTGGAGAAGAGGTTGAAGCTGTAAACATTGGAAAACATATAAAATTAATGGGCGAAGATGTTGTTATTGCACACAAACTTTTAAAAAACACCATTGACAAAGACGACTATATTTTATTTTCTCAAACGTTATTGAATCAATACAATACCGACGATTTAGACAAAAGGTTATTCTGGTCACAACTCGGTAAAGGTGACGAAAATTATAAGCACATTGGAGATGTGAACTATGCTTATGTTGATCTCAAACCTCTAAATTCATTAAATTCAACAAAATACTAAAAAAACTCATGATCGAAATAGCACTAACACCTTCGAACACTAAAGATATCCTGACTCAAATCTCTGAGCATTTGGACGGAACTATCGAAGAACGTTGGGGTGAATACACCATGACAATTGACAATGCCAATGCGTGTGGTAATATCACTTATATACCTTTTGATTGGGGCGTTAATTTATTGGATTTTGATATTAAATTTTATAAGGAATTTGTCCTTAGAATTGAAGCTGAAGATTTCAATCCTATACGATTTATTTATAACCTAAAAGGTGCTTTTACACATCGCGTAGGCGTACAAAACGAAGAGCATAAAACCCAACAGTTTCAATCCGTAATTTTTGCTAATAAATCTGTCGGTGTTAATTATTTGCACTTTCTTAAAAATGAAACGCTTCAAATAAACGTCATTCAAATAGTACGCAAGGAGTTTTTGAAGAAAAAAACCACAGATGTCTCTTCGCTAAACAAAAAATTATATGAAGTTTTTGTAGACACAGATCATGAAAACCGATTTGTACATTATGGAGAATTGAATTTAAAAATGGCGGATGATGTAAAGTCTATTCACAACATTAAATCGAAAGGAATGCTGCGCATATTAAAAATCGAAGCCAAGGTTTATGAAATTCTTTCGCAGCATATCCAACAACACAATAGACAAAGTAGTGGTAAAAAACTACCTAAATCATTAACAAAGCAAGAACTTAGAACAATTAAGAAAATTTGTGACATAATTCAAAAAGAACCTGCAAAACAATACTCCTTAGATCAAATGTCCTTAGATTACGGCTTGTCCCAAGCTAAGCTTCAAGATGGTTTTAAGTTTCTTTATAAACGAACAGTTACTGAATTTATTCGTCATATAAGATTAGAAAAAGCAAGGAATTTAATAAAAACCACGGATTTAAATATTTCTCAAATTGTATATTCCATTGGTTTTACCAGCAGAAGTTATTTTTCAAAAATTTTTAAAGAAAAATATGGAATTTCACCTAATGAATTTAAAAAGCAAATTATTTCAAAAGTAAAAATGCAATAACATTATTTACCGAAAATCCATTTCCTTATCAAGGCGATAAAACTGTATTTTCCTGTAAGTTTCAATGCCGTGCTCACCCAGTTCAATGGTTGCAGATCTTCCTTAAACTCACTTTTAATCAACTTAAGTTCTTCCCAAGCAATATCACGCTCCAATTTATGACGTTTCAAATCGTTTTCAATCTCTTTAAAAGTAGTATATTCTTTCATGTTAATTAAAAAATTTTGGTCCTAGTTTCTTAATAATGTACGAGTTGAATTTCGCTCTCATCAGATAGATTAAAATCGATATTATAAAATAAGCAATACCCACTATTAAAAATCCAAGCGGATAGCTGCTAACCGCCTTACCTATCTCAATACCTGCTGCTATTGATAAAAACAGCAAACTAGCAAACA
Protein-coding sequences here:
- a CDS encoding PspC domain-containing protein, coding for MNKTVNINLAGIFFHIDEDAYLKLSRYLEAIKRSFTDSQGRSEIIADIEARIAELFSERIQNEKQVVGVKLVDEVITIMGQPEDYLVDDEIFEDEPKQHYKQKSTSSRRLFRDTDNSYIGGVAAGLGHYFGLDALWIRLIWVILFFSAGTGVLLYILLWALIPEAKTTAEKLTMTGDPVNISNIEKKIKDGIDSVSENFKNVDLKKHGDKLKEGFDHVSDNISESVKGVDFQKQGSKLKSSSQSFFETIGTIIMFFLKVIAKFIGILLIIIGISAIIALIIAFFTVGVTNALHFPGMDFIDASNAANIPIWLMSLLLFFAIGIPFFFIFYLGLKILVNNLKSIGNVAKFTLLGLWIVAIIGLIITGVKQATEQAYDANFTQIEETINITSEDTLKISMVSHDSYNRHFNRNFHGYKIIPTDSDRNIISTTDVRFIVKSTTDSLASIKINGFARGSSYDLARERAQNISYNYSVVNNVLKLNSYLTTDAINKFSDQNVEIILYLPEGTIFFPSDYASRFSQGNNYRSNLLRSNMDNHYYKVLDGDVECLDCVDDFEEKEEFSEESTEIIENITKEGPSNDGKSNVSLEINEDGVNIEANDN
- a CDS encoding head GIN domain-containing protein — its product is MTTLTRIIVTSIISLLLLSCNLIEGVDGNGHVINVERDISSDFNEIKVSQGLDLYITQSDNVSLSIEADENLQDIIMTEVENSVLRIYATENIRRANSKKIMLNVETISAIKATSGSDVYSKNTIKVTDLELNSTSGADVKLDVKTKSLNCHATSGSDIKLSGSTNALIAEATSGSDINASELEAETSNVRATSGADISVNTSKSLIAKATSGGDIRYSGNPENLEKSDTSAGSVRKQ
- a CDS encoding GIN domain-containing protein, translating into MKKLVLILFITLVATPIVTAQSDEKIKGDRNVTIKQTYIDDFHTIVVDGDFSIEVVYNSKPSVNVEADDNLHEVIQFNVVDGILTFIETMRITSKKKLKITVNYGDGLHTIETRGDGEIRSLTSMELGDVTLTTADDSRAYLNINAKTINYKSSGKSKTRLNLNAESTKIELSDNSKLDALINSKITGFILYQRADAVVEGTANSSIFQLDSSTNFDGAKFDVKTADASLEDSSDLTISANERITIAASGDSEIYLFGNPAITITKFEDTSKLQKKMR
- a CDS encoding YceI family protein, which codes for MIKTVSIIFLFFFGFVFTAFSEVETIESKESTVVLSSESYLKIKGKTNVGAFECHFDMTTISTEIRINYRDYDNSIKFNNTKLTLPNIEFNCGGKAINRDFNKLLNTEEFPEIVLKLKEISKVHANDNETTAVIEITLSNIVRTYAVPICITKGSDLHVNGVMPLNINDFNLTAPTKMLGMVKVSPEIEIQFSLNILE
- a CDS encoding YceI family protein, which gives rise to MIFIIIGNGYYLNLCINIENTIMNIKNTGMKNSIKLPSFFLSVLLISLFSFQIATSQNYTLNNSASVLEVHGTSSLHDWTLETEKQSGKVVITNSETLEISSLNISVVAESLKSGKSAMDKNTFKALNTDDHKTIDFSLTSLKQVTKVSDQSFKISALGKLTISGVTKSITIDMTVRLEGNKVFLDGEKSFKMTDFGIDPPKALLGTIKTGDEIKIEFKSVFEQK
- the trxB gene encoding thioredoxin-disulfide reductase, with protein sequence MSDTIEKVKCLIIGSGPAGYTAAIYASRANMFPVLYQGEQPGGQLTTTNDVENFPGYPDGITGPEMMIELQKQAERFGTDVRHGWITKVDFSGDIHKAWVNEEKEIHADTIIISTGASAKYLNLPSEQKYLKLGGGVSACAVCDGFFYRNQEVVIVGAGDSACEEAHYLSKLCKKVTMLVRRDEFRASKIMARRVKNTENIEILYNTETEEVLGDGQVVTGVRVFNNQTNEKHDIKATGFFVAIGHKPNTDIFKEYLDLDETGYIINAKPGTSKTNVEGVFVSGDAADHVYRQAITAAGTGCMAALDAERYLAAKDSDFEVATSTYN
- a CDS encoding DUF1328 family protein, translating into MLRWTITFVIIAIIAAILGFGGIAGAAAGIAKIVFFIFIVLFVLSLLKGVVKK
- a CDS encoding SOS response-associated peptidase family protein — protein: MFYKLSNTNNVLKIEDAFDAKFKYPLLYKTAPIINGLSEQSLPVITMNNPKQIDYAIWGILPQEYKEDWDSFQSLTNTLNISINKINTLDWAYPLLNEQRCLVIVSGFFTSYLFDGEVYPFFVYEENHKPFALAGIYSTLADGFLSVSLITTALKNDFKNIHNIGHDFPIAMDNAHCKKWLSNDLELSNSRIENINRLELKAHTISREFYKNDIIYDDVLEPADYVGLPILSLK